A region of the Hemicordylus capensis ecotype Gifberg chromosome 9, rHemCap1.1.pri, whole genome shotgun sequence genome:
TGTGTTCTGTGTGGCAGATGAAGGGGACATCATGGGCAGCTGGAGCAGTGACGGCTGTAAGACCCGCAGCCTGGACGGGATGGTGGTGTGCCAGTGTGACCACCTGACCTACTTTGCTGTCCTCCTGGTAAGCCTACCACTGCTGGGTTCTCTCTTGGGCCAAGTTCTCTCGGAGGGAGAAAACCCAGCTTGGGCTGTGTCGCTTCagatgctaactgggcaaagaggcacctttaaaaagtggtgattctctttattgaacagagggaaagcaactggccctatccagccccagcacagcatccctccaggggctgttgctggggtcttatcttatgtttctttttaaagattgtgagccctttggggacagggagccttctccctccttccctccctcccctctttctctttcttgcctccctcccttctttcctcccttcctttcctccctccctccctccttccctttttcctccctccctcccgcccccactttggaaactgttgttgaaaagtgatatatacatatttgtagtagttgtagtagtagatgCCTGGTGGGCCCTTGCTTGATTGAATGCTCCCCCTGAAGATTCCTCCAAGATAGACAACTAACATGTAAGGGGAAAGGTTCAGTTACAAGCAGGATTCCCTGtgacaggaattcccagatgttatttactacaactcccatcagccctagccaaaggccattgcagctgaggatgctgggagggtccaccctggctgcatgtgaatgggagacttgatgtgtgaggactgtaagatattcctctcaggggatgggaagagcatctaggttccaagttccctccctggcgggcatctccaagataggacaagattttttttataggacaagatttttgtattgaaccaacaaactaccaaagcatacagtctccaagatagggctgagagagattcctgcctgcaaccttggagaagccagtctgtgaagacaatactgagctagatggaccaatggcctgactcaggatgtggcagcttcttctgttcctatgaATTGCAGTCaatcacatctgggaatccctcttagagggaaccctggccaGAAGCCTTCTCCCTGATGATATCACATTTTCTATCTGCAGGATTGTATTTCTCTGACTTGCCATCTGAAGgccagcgtcctatgttcctttctGCTCTACAAAAAGCCGATATCCACCACCCATTTCATCCCTTCTCTCTTTGTCTTTGCATCTCTTTCCTTCTCATCCCACTCAGCAAATCTCACCAGGCCCTGTGGACAAAGCTTTACTGGCTCCTCTGACCTATCTCACCATCATTGGCTGCAGTATCTCAGCTTCTGCGTGCCTGATCATCATTTTCTCGTACTTTTGCTGCAGGTAACGACCGTTCTCCTTTAGCCAGCTTCCTGAACTGAAGACCCCCAATAGTTTTAAAGCAAGTCGGACTGACTTGAAATAGATTAACTTCCCAGGGGCAGACAACAACAATCTTACCTCCAATCAAACAGGTGTTGCAGGCTTGCAGATAAATTTCTAAAAAACCTTTCACACCTGTTTGACCAGATATAGGAGTGGGCTGAGTTTACACACCATGACCAGCAATCCCTCTTTCAAATTTCCTCCAAGGAcggagtgggagtgggggagattcTCTGTTTCTAGTCTTAACACTAATTTAAGTTTCTCATTTTCTGCCTCCGTATTATGAACACAGGCTATTGCGGGtgcaaatgatgggagttgtagtccaacaacgtccgAGGACCTAAGGGTGGAGACTTGGGTCTTCTAGTATGACAGCAGCAATaggctcctttttcttttttattgacCATTTAAAGTTGAAAAGGAAAAGCAGAACTCCATTGACGGCAGACATTTCAATGCCCTAATAGTCCTTGGATAGCATAAAGCCAAAGCTTCAACTTAACAACAGATATATGGGATACAGAATTGCAGCAACATTTATTTGGTTTCTAAACATCCCATTTTTGGAGGGCATTAACAATCCGTTTGCCCCTGCTAGATACCGGACTAACTTGAGAATCCTGAAATTTCAGAGGGTGTTTACGTTGGCCAGATTCAATGTGCTGACATCTTGTCTGCTGGAGGGGCGATATTGGAGGGTATCTTATCAGGAGCGCTTATGCCCCTGGGGCGAAGGGGCTGTGGAGACTGTGGGACGTCTTCTTCTATTTTGTCACTTTTTTGTCACTGACCAGAATCCTCAGGTTTCTGAAAAGATGGCCACGTTTTGTGCCACTGCTTGTGTCTGTTGTAGTCTTTTGGATAACTACTTTAACCACTGTAAGCTTATTTCGTAAGATCAGGATAAATACGGTTTGGTGGTTCTATTAATTATTGTGATTAGTACTGtgatctatctctatctctatctctctttttctttcttcctggatggcttgaagaggggtttggaggagaggtctatcaacggctactagtcggagggctgtgggccatctccagcctcagaggcaggatgcctgagtaccagttgcaggagaataacagccggagagagggcaggccctcaacccctgcctgtggcttgcagcggcatctggtgggccactgtgtgaaacaggaagctggactagatgggcctccttgggcccctctccctggtggctccTTGGAATGAATTAGTTTAGCATTTTCTGGCTGTGCCACTTAAGCTTGTCAAAAACCACAAGGAGCATCCTTCCCACCCAGGTGGTCCTGAACACCCCAGCTGACTCATATactagttggactacaactcccatcattcccggcTGCAAttacagcaggggatgatgggagttgtagcccagccacagctagagagcctcaggaTGCCCACCCCTGGGATAATGCCTTCAAAGGGATTCTTGCTCACGTGCTTCTATCCTGTTTGGGAGCACCAACCCCCTCCCTCTTTATCTTCCACGCTGCAGGAAAACGCCCCACGACTCAACCACCACGATACACATGAACCTCCTGGGGGCCCTTTTCCTCCTCAATGTGTCCTTTCTGGCCAGTGAGCCCGCGGCATCCCTCGGCTCCCTCTGGTGGCTGTGCAGGATCACCGCAATCGTCCTCCATTACTCGCTGCTCTGTACCTTGACCTGGATGGCCATTGAAGGTTTCCATCTCTACCTGCTGGTGATCAGAGTCTACAACTCGTATCTCAGGCATTACCTCCCCAAACTGTGCTCTCTTGGATGGGGTAAGGACTGCTCTTCGGGCAAGTGTGTTGGAACCACACCCCAGAGAAACAACCCTCCCACTTGACGCTTTGGCTCTACGGGACGGGGTGGCCGTGACGCTGCCCTCCCCCATGTCATTGGCATTAAGCATCACTGGCTGGTTGGTCTCTCTGTTCTTCAGCCAAATTTGATACAACATAAAAaccaagataaaacaataaaactctaATAACAAACATAAAACCAGAACGCAGCCGAACATTTTAAAAGAGCAGAGACAAGCCACTGGGCAAAAggctgaataaaaagggcagtcttcactctcctcctgaaggctgggagggagggagccaggcagattgcttccccaagtgagttccacagcctgggggcaaacaccgagaaggccctgcccgAAGGGGCTCGACcaatggagcagagccctcccagccgaCCTAGTCAGGTGGGTCGATTGCTTCAGCTGTGCTCTGTCCCTTCCATCTCAGGAGCAGGCAAAGCACAGTAGTTAGTTAGTTGCTGGGGGCGGCGGGGCGAGCACCCAAGCGAGGAAGACCGGCTGCTATGATGCCAGCTGCCAGCCTCCACCTTGTGTGCGCTAGTTGCTCTAGCAGGCAGCGGACATCCAGAATCAATGGCAAAGGTCTCTCTGCCTGTGTTGCTGACCAGCTGGCCCTCTCCTGCACATGCCCATTCATTTCCCCCGCGCATGTGCATTGAAGAGGGTGAGCTCACCAGCCTGGCCAAAGAGACCTCCTTTCTTTGGTGCCAATCCTGGATGTCTCTTGCTTGCTCCGGCAGTGTTAAACTCATTGGATTTAACAtggatttaaattgttttcatgttttaattttgtgtcttattgttaaccacccagagatgtgagttttgggcagtatgtaaatatgtCAAGTAAATAAACAGTGACATGCCAGCCGGAGGCAGTTCATGTGGCTGGGAGAAACGCAGGGTCCTGGATGAGCGTGCCGAAGCCTCTGTGTGCTGCTCATGGGGCGATGGCCCTGCTCTTTTGCTTCCCTGTGTTGCATCTTCGGTCTCCGCAGGGCTCCCTGGCCTCGCTGTGGCAATCATCTTCTTGATAAAGAAGGACGTTTATGGCACCCACACTGTCAGCACCAGCTCTGCTTACAGGGATGGGACCATGTGAGTGTTTCTTCAGGGGAGGacgtggagggggagggagctggtcttgtgggagcaagcatgaattgtcctctttgctaagtagggtctgccctggtttgcatttgaatgggagactccttgtgtgagcactgtcagaaattccccttagcttaggggatggggctgctctgggttccaagttccctccctggcatctcagggcTGAGAGACTCAGGGTTTTTCAGAGGGCATTAATTTGAAtacgctcagggaagagcacctgcaggtctgcaggttcccagttccctccctggcatttgccagatcaggctgagagagaccccgggctgcaggagtctttcccagtcccacctggaCAACAAAGATGATGTCACACAACCAGAGTTATCCAAGTGGTGTTTGAATGAACATTAGGGAGAAACTTCTTCACCCaaagggttctcaaagttgggtccccagatgttgctggatgccTGCTTCCACCactcccagtcacaatggccaaagaccatgggagttgtcgttcaacaacatctggggacccaagtttgagaacttcttAACAGTAAGAGCCGTTCAACAATGGAGAATTACCAAGGAGGGTGGTGTGCTCTTCTTCACTGGTGGTCTTCAGTTAGAAGCTGCACAGCCAACTGTGAGGGATGTTCTAAGTTCTGGATTTCCTGGAtggagcggggggtgggtgggtgttgggcTAGATGTCCTTTAGGGACACCTCCAACTCTAGGATTCTAAGGCCTTACATTAGACGTGTCTCACGGCCTTCtggctcctttccttccttcaggTGCTGGATCACACCCCAGTACCACATAGTCCACACTCTCAACCTGGTTTACTTTGGATGCATCATGCTCTTCAACATGATCATCTTGTACATGGTGGTCCAGAGGCTGAGGCAGCTCAGAACCAAACCACACCAGCAGCAAGAACATTTCTGCAAGGACACTGTGACCGTTCTTGGGCTGACCTGCCTCCTGGGCACCGTCTGGACTTTGGCTTTCTTCTCTTTTGGGGTGTTCCGCATCCCGCAGATCTTTCTGTTCACGATCCTCAACTCCCTACAAGGTTTGTGATGTTGTTGACagttggttctctctctctctctctctctctcaactcgtTCCAATATGCAAAGCTCATTTGAGGTGGTTGTCTTTGTTCACAGGATTTTGCATCTGCCTCTGGTACTGGGGCTTACGGTTTCACTCCCAGAGAAGCATCTCTAGCGAGAACCCGCCTGCATCTCAGTAACTGCAGCTTCACGTGAGATGGGAAGGGGCTGGGCAAAGGAACTGCAAATCCCCCAAAGGAGGCTGTTTGCAGGGAGCCTTGAAGACTGGACTCAAAGGCAAAGTAGTCAGCCTGTTGCCACAATCTATACAGTTCACAGACATCAGGACCCAATCTGCAATTGTTACACCCTGATCAGGGGCCAGGcgtgtagctcagtgggagagcatctgctttgtgtgcagaaagtcccaggttcaatccctggcagcatctccaggtcgggctgggagagactcttgcctggaactttggagaagccgctgccagtcagtgtgggcaatacagagctaggtggaccaaggttctgactcagcatatggcagcttcctaggttcccttCTAAAGGACACAGGCAGGAATGCAGTGGCAGATCCTTTTCctcaggggcatcattagggggtggcccatggggcatacCCCCCTCCACCAAATTTcccagagccctgaatctcaccaGCCACCTCATTGGCATCTGCAGGACTTTGGGGGGGAGCCAGAAATTCAATACTGTGCCGCTGGGAGCATGCCcgactgaattcagtgggaactggctcaattccGGGGGCTGGGGGGACAACTGCCCCCTTTTGCTCCCCACTCCAGATGCCCATACCTTTTCCAGAAAGGAAGCACAGCAGTGGAGGAGGCACCTGACCTCACCCggctcctgctgcttccacctgaATTCTAATACTGGAGACATTAACAAAACACGTGTAATACTTGCGGGACTGTGATTGAGCTGAATTGGACCTGGgtccagatcttttaagtacctggcAACACCTGTGTCCTTCCTTTTTGTTCTGCTTTTCATCGGCAAAGGCAGGTGGCGCCTCATTCCAGGAGGGGGGCTGCATCTTGTCTAGCTGCTGCATGGAGACGCCCCACTGATGAAGGGCTATCTAAAAATCACTGCTAGCTCAGGACCTCGGTGCACCTGAGACATGGTCCCAAATTCTGCCCACTTGCCTGCACCCTCCTGCCTCTCACCCCCCTCTTTAAAAAAAGGGTGCAGCATTTTGGGGGTGTGCCTCACTCAATAATCTGCTGTCTGAAGCCGCGACTTcatctcgcctcatggaagggcctctggtcctccagatgttgctgaactacaactcccatcatccccagccacaataaattgttgctggagatgatgggagttgtcgttcaacaaagtctggaggaccacaggttgggaacccagaGTTAGCAGATAACATTGGCATCTGCGAGTAGGAAGAGAACTGAACGGAGTACATGTACACAAGGCAACCACTAGGTGGCGCTAAAAGCCAAGccacaaacaaataatatatgGGGAAATCCTCCTTCAAGCCTCTGCATgtaaatctgattttaactgtgaACTGAATTTTATAAACGTGGTGTTGTTCTACTGTctttgtgagctgctctgagcaggaCTGTACTGGAGAGGCAGGATGTCAACATTCTAAATAAATCAGTGTGCCTGTTTGTTTCCTTGGCTTGAGTTCTTTCCCACGGAGAGCCATGATTCGGGAAAGTTCTGCAGGTTTTCCTGAGAAACAGTGGGCATGGCAGGACATCTGTGAGTTGCTTCCAGGAATGTCTCTGGATAGGGGGTCTCCAAGAGGTGCAGAGTCCATGGTCAGGATTGGGAGGGTCCAGCAGGCCATCGGGAATGGTGGGGCAGGAAATGAGGCAAGAGTCAGGCTCGAAACCGGAGGACCGGAAGTCATAGTGGGGCGTCAAAGGAGGCTGcttaggttgctcctctctctcctgtcctgCCTGAGCGCCACGCTGCctgagaggagcaacctgagctgtctccttccccccccctcgcTTCTTAGGATGAGCCGCTACTGATCAGGGGTAGCCAAGTTCCAGGCAGTAAGCCAGAGGTCAGGAACAGAGCCGACCTTTCTGGGCATGGGTCATGAATTGCTTGGCCCTGGATCCCAGCCCTGGGCACAGCCCTGGAAAAAGATGTGTGTGCacacccttcctccccccccgccccccgtggagATCTTCAGCAGTTCTTTCCCTTGCCTCTGGCAAGCTCCACAGGTTTTCCAAATTCCAGCACACAATGGGCATGGCAGGACCATCTGTGAGTGGTTTCCAGGAATGACTCTGGAAAGGGGTTTAATCTGTCCCTGTGGAGGAACGAGGCCCAGACCTCTTggttttctgtaaataagcccccgTATTGTAAGTCACATCAATATTCCCAAAcctcctcttctttttgtaaatagcccTTGTATTACAAATGAATTCTGAATTGCACAGACATTCCTAAACCTCTGCATTATTGTAAATGGGATATCTGTGTT
Encoded here:
- the ADGRG5 gene encoding adhesion G-protein coupled receptor G5, with amino-acid sequence MSGSGFWTLLFTCVAFSKVTPGSAETTTREEAVGQSLNSVANCLKNELDEAMTAFEALLARCVSKGQQPLRRALKNVETLLEVSCPDDAPDIMMHQDICVWMSKITLQDFPGLNISNDKIMTHSCSMKPRTQHAMHFPRELVERVPNTPAKNMRLTCIYLKASCLFQDAKNSTLLNDDIIGASLGNTSVTNLSRPVEIQFWHNYTLDNTSVTCVFWVEEPDEGDIMGSWSSDGCKTRSLDGMVVCQCDHLTYFAVLLQISPGPVDKALLAPLTYLTIIGCSISASACLIIIFSYFCCRKTPHDSTTTIHMNLLGALFLLNVSFLASEPAASLGSLWWLCRITAIVLHYSLLCTLTWMAIEGFHLYLLVIRVYNSYLRHYLPKLCSLGWGLPGLAVAIIFLIKKDVYGTHTVSTSSAYRDGTMCWITPQYHIVHTLNLVYFGCIMLFNMIILYMVVQRLRQLRTKPHQQQEHFCKDTVTVLGLTCLLGTVWTLAFFSFGVFRIPQIFLFTILNSLQGFCICLWYWGLRFHSQRSISSENPPASQ